One genomic region from Paramicrobacterium agarici encodes:
- a CDS encoding general stress protein has product MSYQQSSGRGRMSFQGIPHGDTVASFETYPEAQRAVDKLAAAEFPVKKVSIIGNGLTSVERITGKLSYGRAAASGALSGAWLGLFFGLLLILINPQSDLVFVGAAVLIGAAFGMVFTMFNYAINRKRRDFSSVAQIVASSYSVIVDPELANKARHELGVEQPPL; this is encoded by the coding sequence GTGAGTTATCAGCAGTCGTCGGGACGTGGCCGCATGTCGTTCCAGGGCATTCCGCACGGAGACACCGTTGCCTCGTTCGAAACGTACCCCGAGGCGCAGCGCGCGGTCGACAAGCTTGCCGCTGCGGAGTTTCCCGTGAAGAAGGTGTCGATCATCGGCAATGGGCTCACGAGCGTCGAGCGCATCACCGGAAAGCTCAGCTACGGGCGAGCCGCGGCGTCTGGTGCGCTGAGCGGGGCGTGGCTCGGACTGTTCTTCGGCCTCCTGCTCATTCTGATCAACCCGCAGTCCGACCTCGTGTTCGTCGGCGCCGCCGTGCTGATCGGCGCGGCCTTCGGCATGGTCTTCACCATGTTCAACTATGCGATCAACCGCAAGCGTCGCGATTTCAGCTCGGTCGCGCAGATCGTCGCGAGCTCATATTCGGTCATCGTCGACCCCGAGCTGGCGAACAAGGCGCGTCACGAGCTCGGCGTCGAACAGCCGCCGCTGTAG
- a CDS encoding magnesium transporter MgtE N-terminal domain-containing protein, whose amino-acid sequence MSTTRVFVARLAGCTVFDPAGDRVGKVRDVLVVNRTNDPPRVVGLIVEIPGKRRVFVPIGRVTSIGPGQVITTGLINVRRFEQRGGEVRVIAEILGRKIDFVDGSGEATIEDVAIDEKRQGAWNVSQYFVRRPKVSGSLFAKGPTAFATWREIREKISNEAQSAEHLVASLSDLKPADLANTILELPHERMLEVAAELPDSRLADALEEMQVDDQVALLARIDDDRAASVLDQMQPDDAADLVAQLPDDRQERLLGLMEPEEAEDVRMLLEYEPDTAGGLMTTEPVILTADSTVAEGLALIRKADLPPALGAALCITLPPYEPPTGRFLGMVHYQRMLRHPPHERLGAILDQSIEPVSAQATAAEVTRILASYDLVSVPVVDDADRLVGVVTVDDILDYLLPDDWRSQDEDEPVRDETVRRSSNG is encoded by the coding sequence GTGAGCACCACGAGAGTCTTCGTCGCCCGCCTCGCGGGCTGCACCGTCTTCGACCCGGCGGGCGACCGGGTCGGAAAGGTCCGTGACGTCCTCGTTGTCAATCGCACGAACGATCCGCCGCGCGTTGTCGGGCTGATCGTCGAGATCCCCGGCAAGCGGCGCGTGTTCGTGCCGATCGGCCGCGTCACATCGATCGGCCCTGGGCAGGTCATCACGACCGGCCTCATCAACGTGCGGCGCTTTGAGCAGCGTGGAGGCGAGGTGCGTGTGATCGCCGAGATACTCGGCCGCAAGATCGACTTCGTCGATGGTTCGGGTGAAGCGACGATCGAAGATGTCGCCATCGATGAGAAGCGCCAGGGCGCGTGGAACGTCAGCCAGTACTTCGTGCGCAGACCGAAAGTCTCCGGATCGCTCTTCGCCAAGGGGCCGACGGCCTTCGCGACGTGGCGCGAGATTCGCGAGAAGATCTCGAACGAGGCGCAGTCCGCCGAGCACCTGGTGGCGAGCCTCAGCGACCTCAAGCCGGCCGACCTGGCGAACACGATTCTCGAGCTGCCGCATGAGCGCATGCTCGAGGTGGCCGCCGAGCTGCCCGACAGTCGGCTCGCTGACGCCCTCGAAGAGATGCAGGTCGACGACCAGGTGGCCCTTCTCGCCCGCATCGACGACGATCGCGCAGCATCCGTTCTCGATCAGATGCAGCCAGACGACGCCGCCGACCTCGTGGCGCAGCTGCCCGACGATCGCCAAGAGCGGCTTCTGGGACTGATGGAGCCCGAAGAGGCAGAAGACGTGCGGATGCTGCTCGAGTACGAGCCCGACACCGCCGGCGGTCTCATGACGACGGAACCGGTCATTCTGACCGCCGACTCCACGGTTGCTGAGGGACTCGCGCTCATTCGCAAGGCTGACCTGCCGCCAGCGCTCGGAGCCGCGCTGTGCATCACGCTGCCACCGTACGAACCGCCGACGGGGCGGTTCCTCGGAATGGTTCACTACCAGAGGATGCTGCGGCATCCGCCGCACGAGAGACTCGGCGCGATTCTCGATCAGAGCATCGAGCCCGTGAGCGCACAGGCGACAGCGGCTGAGGTGACGCGCATTCTGGCGAGCTACGATCTGGTATCCGTTCCGGTCGTCGACGACGCCGACAGACTTGTCGGGGTGGTGACCGTTGACGACATCCTCGACTATCTGCTGCCCGACGATTGGCGCAGCCAAGACGAAGACGAACCCGTGAGGGACGAGACCGTGAGGAGGTCGTCGAATGGCTAG
- a CDS encoding DUF1003 domain-containing protein, which translates to MARSPRDDKRLDAPRGVRQPLFSRKVSDRDRFGRFTEWVARAMGTPAFLLSLTVFCLAWMAWNTWGPESVRFDSVALGFTALTLVLSLQASYAAPLILLAQNRQDDRDRVQIEQDRQRSERNLADTEYLAREVVALRLAMRDMASKDFIRQELRALLDELDEKMETTESDDSRDA; encoded by the coding sequence ATGGCTAGATCACCACGAGACGACAAGCGACTCGACGCGCCGCGGGGCGTGCGTCAGCCGTTGTTCTCGCGCAAGGTGAGCGACCGGGACCGGTTCGGCCGCTTCACGGAGTGGGTCGCCCGCGCCATGGGAACGCCGGCATTCCTGCTCTCGCTCACCGTCTTCTGCCTTGCCTGGATGGCGTGGAACACGTGGGGCCCCGAGAGCGTTCGATTCGACTCCGTCGCGCTCGGTTTCACCGCCCTCACACTCGTGCTCTCGCTTCAGGCCTCGTACGCCGCGCCCCTCATTCTGCTCGCGCAGAACCGGCAGGACGACCGCGACCGTGTGCAGATTGAACAGGACAGACAACGGTCTGAGCGTAACCTCGCCGACACCGAATATCTTGCGCGCGAGGTCGTCGCACTGCGTCTGGCGATGCGCGACATGGCCTCGAAGGACTTCATCAGGCAGGAGCTGCGCGCATTGCTTGACGAGCTTGACGAGAAGATGGAGACGACGGAGAGCGATGACAGCCGAGACGCCTGA
- a CDS encoding Mrp/NBP35 family ATP-binding protein → MTAETPDLLAASVRSALEKVIDPEIRKPITELDMVRSVDADDAGNVTIAIALTIVGCPAATAIENDVRQTAEAVSGVASAAVDVGVMTPAERTALVERLRGAKRAMPFTPDSMTRVITITSGKGGVGKSTVTANLAVALAKRGLAVGLVDADVHGFSIPGLLGLVPGAVDADGEPLIVSPTRVGEMILPPIAHCVKVISIGMFVDDTQTAVAWRGPMLHRTLGQFLTDVYFGDLDVLLLDLPPGTGDIAISVGQLLPHAEVVVVTTPQPAAADVAERSGRVARQTGQTVVGVIENMSGMVQPDGTVLDLFGAGGGEDVARRLSEGQDSPVPLLASVPLSIALRDGGDTGHPIVLSDPRDPSSIAIEQAADSLQRRGRGLSGRKLDLSPR, encoded by the coding sequence ATGACAGCCGAGACGCCTGACCTTCTTGCGGCGTCGGTCCGCAGTGCCCTTGAGAAGGTCATCGATCCCGAGATCCGCAAACCCATCACAGAACTCGACATGGTGCGCAGCGTCGACGCAGACGACGCGGGAAATGTCACGATCGCCATCGCCCTGACAATCGTCGGCTGCCCGGCGGCGACCGCTATCGAGAATGACGTGCGGCAGACCGCCGAAGCGGTGTCCGGGGTGGCGAGCGCCGCCGTCGACGTCGGCGTCATGACCCCGGCTGAGCGCACGGCGCTTGTGGAGCGGCTCAGAGGTGCGAAACGCGCGATGCCGTTCACGCCGGACTCCATGACGCGGGTCATCACCATCACGAGCGGAAAGGGCGGCGTCGGAAAATCGACGGTCACGGCGAACCTCGCCGTTGCCCTCGCGAAGCGGGGGCTCGCTGTTGGGCTCGTCGACGCCGACGTGCACGGCTTCTCCATACCGGGGCTCCTCGGCCTCGTTCCGGGCGCCGTCGACGCCGACGGAGAGCCGCTCATCGTCTCGCCGACGCGCGTGGGCGAGATGATCCTCCCGCCCATCGCGCACTGCGTGAAGGTCATCTCGATCGGAATGTTCGTCGATGACACGCAGACCGCGGTCGCGTGGCGCGGCCCCATGCTGCATCGCACGCTCGGGCAGTTTCTCACCGATGTCTATTTCGGCGACCTCGATGTTCTGCTTCTCGATCTTCCCCCGGGAACCGGAGACATCGCGATCTCTGTCGGCCAGCTGCTCCCCCACGCCGAGGTCGTCGTCGTGACGACCCCGCAGCCGGCAGCAGCCGATGTCGCGGAGCGTTCGGGGCGCGTCGCGCGTCAGACGGGCCAGACGGTCGTGGGGGTGATCGAGAACATGTCCGGCATGGTGCAGCCCGACGGAACGGTGCTCGATCTCTTTGGCGCCGGCGGCGGAGAAGACGTCGCCCGTCGACTCTCTGAGGGTCAGGACTCCCCCGTGCCGCTCCTCGCCTCGGTTCCCCTCAGCATCGCGCTGCGCGATGGCGGAGACACCGGTCATCCCATCGTGCTGAGCGATCCGCGCGACCCGTCGAGCATCGCCATCGAGCAGGCGGCCGATTCGCTGCAGCGCAGAGGCAGGGGCCTCTCCGGACGCAAGCTCGATCTGTCCCCCCGCTGA
- a CDS encoding class I SAM-dependent methyltransferase, translating into MSTMNAPRVRWPELDAIRRRAVATASGTVLEAGAGRGDNFGSFAPGITWIGLEPHAASRSALARTARARGHTHEVLDARCERIPLDDAHVDSVVATFVMCSVDDVAASLAEFYRVLVPGGRLVLVDHLAASPGTAMRRLQNLISPITRRLDKGCRYNREITADISAAGFTDVAAEWYRMDAFPGVTVPCAVHTARA; encoded by the coding sequence ATGTCAACGATGAACGCGCCGCGTGTGCGCTGGCCCGAGCTCGACGCCATTCGGCGACGAGCGGTGGCGACAGCATCCGGAACCGTTCTCGAGGCCGGTGCGGGTCGCGGCGACAATTTCGGGAGCTTTGCACCGGGGATTACGTGGATCGGCCTCGAACCGCATGCGGCATCGCGCAGCGCGCTCGCCCGCACCGCACGCGCGCGGGGTCACACGCACGAGGTGCTCGATGCCCGCTGCGAACGCATTCCGCTCGACGACGCGCACGTCGACAGCGTCGTGGCGACGTTTGTGATGTGCTCTGTCGACGACGTTGCCGCGTCCCTTGCCGAGTTTTATCGGGTGCTCGTGCCCGGCGGACGCCTTGTGCTCGTCGACCACCTGGCCGCGAGTCCTGGAACGGCTATGCGGCGACTGCAGAACCTGATCTCGCCGATCACGCGCCGCCTCGACAAGGGCTGCCGGTACAACCGTGAGATCACCGCCGATATCTCCGCGGCGGGCTTCACCGACGTGGCCGCGGAGTGGTACCGCATGGACGCCTTTCCCGGTGTGACGGTGCCGTGTGCTGTGCACACAGCGCGAGCCTGA